A DNA window from Jaculus jaculus isolate mJacJac1 chromosome 1, mJacJac1.mat.Y.cur, whole genome shotgun sequence contains the following coding sequences:
- the LOC101593859 gene encoding olfactory receptor 13A1-like, whose translation MAPGNQSAVTMFILQRFVDDPWLRTALFCLFFTLFMVALFGNGLIVMTIHCSPNLHTPMYFFLVNLALLDVVCTATVLPKVLQSLVAENTISFGGCLTQMFVFSWVLGSELLLFSAMAYDRYLAICQPLHYGTLMSDGTCVALAAFVWSTGALNSLVLTCLVLPLSFCGPNIITHFLCEIPSVLLLSCSPTFINDIMTVITDMFLTGLNFLLTMTSYGFIIASILRIRSAEGKQRAFSTCSAHLVVVTVYYSTVLYTYIRPALGSSGLLDKITAILYTTVTPSLNPLIYTLRNKEFKASFKKLVFFSQ comes from the coding sequence ATGGCCCCTGGAAATCAGTCAGCTGTGACTATGTTCATCCTACAGAGATTTGTGGATGATCCTTGGCTCCGGActgctctcttctgtctcttcttcacTCTTTTTATGGTGGCCCTGTTTGGCAATGGCCTGATTGTCATGACTATCCACTGTAGTCCAAACCTCCACACACCTATGTACTTCTTTCTGGTCAATCTTGCACTGTTGGACGTGGTTTGCACTGCAACAGTCCTGCCCAAGGTCCTACAGAGCCTAGTGGCTGAAAACACTATCTCTTTTGGGGGATGCCTCACCCAAATGTTTGTCTTCTCCTGGGTCCTGGGCTCTGAACTTCTGCTATTCTCTGCGATGGCTTATGACCGCTACTTGGCCATCTGTCAGCCATTGCACTATGGTACCCTTATGAGTGACGGGACCTGTGTAGCCTTGGCAGCCTTTGTATGGTCCACAGGGGCTCTCAATTCCTTGGTGCTCACCTGTCTAGTGTTGCCTCTGTCCTTTTGTGGCCCCAACATCATCACACACTTCCTTTGTGAGATCCCATCAGTGCTACTGCTATCCTGTAGCCCCACATTCATCAATGATATCATGACAGTCATTACAGACATGTTTCTGACTGGCCTGAATTTTCTACTGACCATGACGTCCTACGGCTTCATCATTGCCAGCATCCTGCGAATCCGTTCAGCTGAGGGCAAGCAGCGTGCTTTCTCCACCTGCTCTGCCCACTTGGTGGTGGTCACTGTGTACTACTCAACTGTGCTCTACACCTACATCCGACCAGCCCTGGGATCTTCTGGACTCTTAGACAAGATCACTGCCATCCTGTACACCACTGTGACCCCATCTCTCAACCCCCTTATCTATACCCTGAGAAACAAAGAATTCAAAGCATCCTTTAAGAAACTGGTATTTTTCTCTCAATGA